The following proteins are co-located in the Candidatus Avedoeria danica genome:
- a CDS encoding YfhO family protein, which produces MSIPSDDARVPSSVARWTRTDTAIALALTAAAFAYFWPLFAPAPHRRWFVDGDFVDQFLAFARFEASALANGRLPLWNPYAFSGGPFWADIQAAVAYPPSLAVVGASLALTGGVGVAALQFEAVAHIALTAVFMYAFARRVFGARGGAVMAAVAFAFGGYVTGYPPLQLAVLESNAWLPLALLAIERVIAGGHAEERRGRIADVVLLAIALAMPILAGHPQSTLYLAYTCVAWTLWRTWPWRRTPRRIWAALSIAAVAALGLSAAGWLPAAHFLRLSNRAAASYEMLGHGFPPRELLGLAVPGLTQWSPLYVGVVPLVLAGWAGWGWLRGGRGSGGEGLRPSDGEGLAHHNPTPFWLTLAALALALSLGARSIAFDAAYHLAPGFALFRGQERAAFLVSFALAMLAGGGLVRASSSTWWKAQRRGIGRWLAPALIALAWLDLYAVGARVNLADQPPSELTTTPLIALLRNSAGLGRVHDDDRLPRNIGVLHGIESTNGASPLVLRHYLRLREGLLPAHEARFWQLTATSAVISWRDRIDGAEPLLGVGEGNLRTTVHGLANPSPYAWRAFRAVPVGSDDDALVQLRDDAFDPFGTVLLHDGAQGGGPYGTDGATGVDGRGPAGDVAVRTDGGTPGWIVFSEVWHPGWRATIDGRPAPVLRADVALIAVAVPPGEHAVTLRFTDRWAIAGIALSTLTAMILALAVAWTGVRRRSERHHRRRRDA; this is translated from the coding sequence ATGAGCATCCCTTCGGACGACGCTCGTGTGCCGTCGTCGGTGGCCCGCTGGACCCGCACCGACACCGCCATCGCCCTCGCCCTCACCGCCGCCGCCTTCGCCTACTTCTGGCCCCTCTTCGCCCCGGCCCCGCATCGCCGCTGGTTCGTCGACGGCGACTTCGTCGACCAGTTCCTGGCTTTCGCCCGCTTCGAGGCGAGCGCGCTGGCGAACGGCCGGCTGCCGCTGTGGAACCCGTACGCCTTCAGCGGCGGCCCGTTCTGGGCGGATATCCAGGCGGCGGTCGCCTACCCACCGAGCCTGGCCGTCGTCGGCGCGTCGCTGGCGCTGACCGGCGGTGTCGGCGTGGCCGCGCTGCAGTTCGAAGCCGTCGCCCACATCGCCTTGACCGCCGTCTTCATGTACGCCTTCGCCCGTCGCGTGTTCGGTGCGCGCGGGGGGGCGGTAATGGCGGCGGTGGCGTTCGCGTTCGGGGGGTACGTGACGGGGTACCCGCCGCTGCAGCTGGCGGTGCTGGAGAGCAACGCGTGGTTGCCGCTGGCGCTGCTGGCCATCGAGCGGGTGATCGCCGGAGGCCATGCAGAGGAACGGCGCGGACGCATCGCCGATGTCGTCCTTCTCGCGATCGCCCTCGCGATGCCCATCCTCGCCGGCCACCCGCAATCCACGCTCTACCTGGCGTACACCTGCGTCGCGTGGACGCTCTGGCGCACCTGGCCGTGGCGCCGGACGCCGCGCCGCATCTGGGCGGCGCTATCGATTGCCGCCGTCGCCGCCCTCGGACTCTCCGCCGCCGGCTGGCTGCCCGCCGCCCACTTCCTCCGTCTCTCCAACCGCGCCGCGGCCAGCTACGAGATGCTCGGCCACGGCTTCCCGCCGCGCGAGCTACTGGGGCTGGCGGTGCCGGGGTTGACGCAATGGTCGCCGTTGTACGTGGGGGTGGTGCCGCTGGTGTTGGCGGGGTGGGCGGGGTGGGGGTGGTTGAGGGGTGGGAGGGGGTCGGGGGGAGAAGGCCTTAGGCCGTCGGACGGAGAGGGCCTTGCGCACCACAATCCCACCCCTTTCTGGCTCACCCTCGCCGCCCTCGCCCTCGCCCTCTCCCTCGGCGCCCGGTCCATCGCCTTCGACGCCGCCTACCACCTCGCCCCCGGCTTCGCCCTCTTCCGCGGCCAGGAGCGGGCGGCCTTCCTCGTCAGCTTCGCGTTGGCGATGCTCGCCGGCGGCGGTCTCGTCCGGGCTTCGTCGAGCACGTGGTGGAAGGCACAGCGTCGAGGGATCGGTCGATGGCTGGCGCCGGCGCTCATCGCGCTGGCCTGGCTGGATCTCTACGCGGTCGGCGCACGGGTGAACTTGGCCGATCAGCCGCCGTCCGAGCTGACGACGACGCCGCTCATCGCGCTCCTGCGCAACAGCGCCGGCCTCGGCCGCGTCCACGACGACGACCGGCTCCCGCGCAACATCGGCGTGCTGCACGGGATCGAGTCGACGAACGGCGCCAGCCCGCTCGTCCTGCGGCACTACCTTCGGCTGCGCGAGGGGCTGCTGCCGGCGCACGAGGCGCGCTTCTGGCAGCTCACGGCGACGAGCGCGGTCATCAGCTGGCGGGATCGCATCGACGGTGCCGAGCCGTTGCTCGGCGTCGGGGAAGGCAACCTCCGCACGACGGTCCATGGGCTGGCCAACCCATCACCTTACGCTTGGCGCGCCTTCCGCGCCGTCCCGGTCGGCAGCGACGACGACGCGCTCGTCCAGCTCCGCGACGACGCGTTCGACCCCTTCGGAACCGTCCTCCTTCACGACGGCGCCCAAGGCGGCGGCCCGTACGGCACCGACGGCGCGACGGGCGTCGACGGCCGCGGCCCCGCCGGCGACGTCGCCGTGCGCACGGACGGCGGCACGCCCGGCTGGATCGTGTTCAGCGAGGTCTGGCATCCCGGCTGGCGCGCGACGATCGACGGCCGGCCGGCACCCGTGCTCCGCGCCGACGTCGCGCTCATCGCCGTCGCCGTCCCGCCGGGCGAGCACGCCGTGACGCTGCGGTTCACGGACCGCTGGGCGATTGCCGGGATCGCGCTTTCGACGCTCACCGCGATGATCCTCGCCCTGGCGGTGGCATGGACCGGGGTGCGGCGACGAAGCGAACGCCATCACCGGCGGCGGCGGGACGCGTGA